The Chryseobacterium phocaeense genome includes the window ATGAAAAAACCAGCCTTTTCTAAGGGGAACATCACATTCTGCCGGCATCCAGTATTTTCCATTTCTGATGCCCGCAGGACTTTGCGGATAATTAGCCTGCCCGGGAACCGCCTCGCTTTTCCCTTCTGCAGGCATGGGCGTAAAAGTTGCCCAGCTGGTTTCCGCAGCATATCCCTCTTCATTGCCTACCCATCTTACATCCCAGCCCACATCACTGAATATATTGGCCATGGGCTGCATTTTGCGGGTGATAGCCCAGGTATTCTTCCAATCGTAATACACCGTATTGTCAATGCTTCTTGTTTCCCTGGCACCTCCGTAATAGCCGTCTCCTCCATTTGCCCCGTCATGCCAGCTCATAAAAAGATTCCCGTAATTGCTGTATAGTTCTTTTAGCTGATCCTGATAAATACTGAGGTACTCTGCCTTTCCATATACGGGATTGTTTCTGTCCCAGGGAGAACAATATACCCCGAACGCCAGTCCGTATTTTTGGGCTGCAAGCTGAATCTCTTTCACCATATCTCCTTTACCGTTTTTAAAGGGGCTTTTCGAAATATTATAGGAAGTTGTTTTCGTGGGCCATAAGGCAAATCCATCATGATGTTTTGCTACTAAAATGATCCCTTTCAGTCCTCCTGATCTGGCGGCTTTTACAATTTGTTCGGCATCAAAATCGGTAGGATTGAAGATCTGAGGATCAGCATCACCATACCCCCATTCTTTATCTTCAAAGGTTGTTGGTGTAAAGTGGATCAGCCCGT containing:
- a CDS encoding alpha-L-fucosidase — its product is MKKILFYCLFLSGSVNAQQAIKPYGAVPSERQLAWHDIEMYGLIHFTPTTFEDKEWGYGDADPQIFNPTDFDAEQIVKAARSGGLKGIILVAKHHDGFALWPTKTTSYNISKSPFKNGKGDMVKEIQLAAQKYGLAFGVYCSPWDRNNPVYGKAEYLSIYQDQLKELYSNYGNLFMSWHDGANGGDGYYGGARETRSIDNTVYYDWKNTWAITRKMQPMANIFSDVGWDVRWVGNEEGYAAETSWATFTPMPAEGKSEAVPGQANYPQSPAGIRNGKYWMPAECDVPLRKGWFFHAREKPKTPEVLFELYLKSVGRGASLDLGLAPDTTGQMHADDVAALKSFGTMLKKTFAHNLAKGATIQSTSTRDKNHEPAAVLDGDKRSFWITQDTIHEASLEVSLPSPQTFDIISLQEYIPLGQRIEAYTIEVFKDNAWKRIYDGTSIGAKRLIKLDEPLTVRKLRLNITKSPVPVTLSELGLYKKAKV